From a single Planococcus shenhongbingii genomic region:
- a CDS encoding alanyl-tRNA editing protein: MTKELFLEDSYLKTCGAEITSIDGNKVALNRTIFYPGGGGQEADSGILIQNGQEVQVTKVKKEGREIFHYVSTPEKLVLGTVTATVDWERRESLMKHHTLLHVISAVFHQQQNSLCTGNQIYPDKARIDLTGITDLSSEELDALIAKANEELARNHKVTVRTVPREEAENISGMIKTIVNLIPESVKDIRLVKIGDIDEQACGGTHVNETGSVGQFVLDKTKNKGKGITRLEVHVI, translated from the coding sequence ATGACTAAAGAATTGTTCTTGGAAGACAGCTATTTGAAAACATGTGGGGCTGAAATAACTTCAATCGATGGAAACAAAGTGGCTTTGAACCGGACTATTTTCTATCCAGGAGGCGGCGGCCAGGAGGCGGATAGCGGTATATTGATCCAAAACGGACAGGAAGTCCAAGTAACGAAGGTTAAAAAAGAAGGCAGAGAAATCTTCCATTATGTCAGCACTCCGGAAAAACTGGTTTTGGGGACAGTGACGGCGACAGTTGACTGGGAACGCCGAGAGAGTCTGATGAAGCACCACACTTTGCTGCATGTAATTTCTGCCGTTTTTCATCAACAGCAGAACTCCCTTTGCACCGGCAACCAAATTTATCCGGATAAAGCCCGAATCGACCTGACGGGCATCACTGACCTCAGCAGTGAAGAGCTTGATGCGCTGATTGCCAAGGCCAACGAAGAACTTGCACGAAATCATAAAGTGACCGTCCGGACCGTACCGCGGGAAGAAGCGGAAAACATCTCAGGCATGATTAAGACGATCGTCAATTTGATTCCCGAATCGGTAAAGGATATCCGCCTGGTCAAAATCGGGGACATCGACGAGCAGGCCTGCGGCGGCACCCACGTCAATGAAACCGGGAGTGTCGGCCAATTTGTGCTGGATAAAACGAAAAACAAAGGAAAAGGCATTACACGCCTTGAAGTGCATGTGATTTAA
- the ilvA gene encoding threonine ammonia-lyase, with protein sequence MYVTLQQIHQAKANLAGVIVPTPLQESRTFSELTGNGVYLKTENLQKTGSFKIRGAYNKIVNLTEQEKENGIVAFSAGNHGAGTAYAAQRLGISATVVMPTNPVASKKNAIMQYGAKAIEYGTTSIDMYEKALELHRAEGRTMIHPFEDPYVIAGQGTIGLEILQDLPETEAVIVPVSGGGLISGVAAALKEIKPTLKVIGVNTEGAMAMYMSLQHGKPMEVEKVETIADGLMAKKPGDLTFAHTQRYVDDLVLVSEEAIANCVAFMAERTKLVVEPSGAAAMAAMLSGNIKLKGKKTVVMVSGGNISFELYQSLIQQYNEKNY encoded by the coding sequence ATGTACGTCACATTGCAGCAAATCCATCAAGCAAAAGCAAATCTGGCAGGAGTGATTGTCCCGACTCCGTTGCAGGAGAGCCGTACGTTTTCTGAACTGACCGGAAACGGCGTTTACTTGAAAACTGAAAATCTCCAAAAAACCGGATCTTTTAAAATCCGAGGCGCCTACAATAAAATCGTTAATCTGACCGAACAGGAAAAGGAAAATGGCATCGTCGCATTTTCTGCGGGAAATCATGGTGCAGGAACAGCTTATGCAGCGCAGCGGCTTGGCATAAGCGCTACAGTAGTCATGCCGACAAATCCGGTGGCGAGCAAAAAGAATGCCATCATGCAATACGGAGCCAAAGCCATTGAATACGGCACCACATCGATTGATATGTATGAAAAAGCGCTCGAACTTCATCGTGCAGAAGGGCGGACGATGATTCATCCATTCGAAGATCCGTATGTGATTGCCGGGCAAGGGACGATTGGGCTGGAGATTTTGCAAGATTTGCCCGAAACGGAAGCCGTGATTGTGCCGGTTAGCGGAGGCGGATTGATTTCCGGGGTGGCTGCAGCTTTAAAGGAAATCAAACCGACGCTGAAAGTAATCGGTGTGAATACGGAAGGCGCTATGGCGATGTACATGTCTTTGCAGCACGGGAAGCCGATGGAAGTAGAGAAAGTGGAAACGATTGCAGACGGGTTGATGGCGAAAAAACCAGGAGACCTGACATTCGCGCATACGCAGCGCTATGTTGATGATTTGGTGCTGGTTTCGGAAGAGGCAATCGCTAATTGCGTAGCGTTTATGGCAGAGCGGACAAAACTGGTTGTAGAGCCATCCGGTGCTGCCGCAATGGCAGCCATGCTGAGCGGAAATATAAAGCTGAAAGGGAAAAAAACAGTTGTTATGGTCAGCGGCGGAAATATCAGCTTTGAGTTGTACCAATCACTGATCCAGCAGTATAACGAAAAAAATTATTGA